One window from the genome of Bufo bufo chromosome 4, aBufBuf1.1, whole genome shotgun sequence encodes:
- the LOC120997752 gene encoding vomeronasal type-2 receptor 26-like produces MFVLMKLIPRSQCSENCLPGTRKVAKSRIYSCCYDCVQCSSGEISNSTDSEKCMKCSDLDWPNEKKDRCVPKLLEFLSYTDDTIVLVISLVSTILSFLTFMILITFILHQDTAIVKANNRNLSFLLLVSIMLSFLCVYLFLGHPVDLTCMLRQVSFGILFSVAVSCVLAKTIMVCIAFIATKPSSSWKRWIGSKWSNSLVLFCSSIQVIICMVWLTLAPPFSELDTHSSQGNIIVQCNEGSVIGFYSVLGFMGVLAVISFIMAFLARTLPDSFNEAKYITFSMLVFCSVWIAMIPAYLSTRGKYVVAVEIFAILTSSAGVLGCIFFPKCYIILWRPELNARSQLLEGRRR; encoded by the exons ATGTTTGTTCTGATGAAACTG ATCCCTAGATCTCAGTGTTCAGAGAACTGTTTACCAGGAACCCGGAAAGTCGCAAAGTCCAGAATATATTCCTGCTGCTATGACTGTGTCCAGTGCTCCTCAGGAGAAATCTCTAACTCCACTG ACAGTGAAAAATGCATGAAATGTTCAGATCTTGATTGGCCCAATGAGAAGAAGGATCGTTGTGTTCCAAAGCTGCTGGAATTCCTCTCCTACACAGATGATACAATCGTCCTGGTTATTTCTCTGGTTTCTACTATACTTTCTTTCCTTACATTCATGATtcttattacttttattttgcaCCAAGACACGGCAATTGTGAAGGCCAATAACAGAAACCTGAGCTTCCTTCTCCTGGTCTCCATCATGCTGAGCTTCCTCTGTGTCTACTTGTTCCTCGGACATCCAGTGGACCTCACTTGCATGCTACGTCAGGTCTCATTTGGAATCCTCTTCTCAGTAGCTGTTTCTTGTGTCTTGGCCAAAACCATCATGGTTTGCATTGCTTTCATAGCCACCAAGCCCAGCAGCTCCTGGAAACGCTGGATTGGAAGCAAGTGGTCTAATTCTCTGGTGTTGTTCTGCTCATCCATCCAAGTAATAATCTGTATGGTTTGGTTGACTCTAGCACCTCCCTTCTCAGAGCTGGACACTCACTCGAGTCAGggaaatatcattgtgcagtgtAATGAAGGCTCCGTTATTGGGTTCTACTCAGTCCTGGGTTTTATGGGGGTCCTGGCAGTTATTAGTTTTATTATGGCTTTTTTAGCTCGGACATTACCGGACAGTTTTAATGAGGCCAAGTAcatcaccttcagcatgctggtgTTCTGCAGTGTCTGGATTGCCATGATCCCGGCTTATCTCAGCACCAGAGGTAAATACGTGGTGGCTGTGGAGATATTTGCCATACTGACCTCAAGTGCTGGAGTCTTAGGGTGTATAttcttcccaaaatgctacattaTCCTGTGGAGACCTGAACTCAATGCAAGATCACAATTACTGGAGGGAAGACGCAGATGA